A stretch of the Azorhizobium caulinodans ORS 571 genome encodes the following:
- a CDS encoding penicillin-binding protein 1A gives MRLVLRFFGFLFALGTLALLVGAAGATYFVWKYSQDLPDYTQLQNYEPPVMTRVHAGDGSLVAEYARQKRLYVPIQSVPKLVVEAFLSAEDKNFYEHGGIDPTGIFRAGMFYLQNLGTSRRPQGASTITQQVAKNFLLTNEVSIDRKIKEALLALRIERTYSKDRILELYLNEIYLGSGSYGIAAAALTYFDKSVEDLNIQQAAYLAALPKAPSSYNPYRNTDRAIERRNWVIDRMAENGYITAAQAETAKKSPLEVTPRPTGAHIFAAEYYAEEVRRQIYERYGETKLYEGGLSVRTALDPRLQSIAKKTLMDGLIRFDEQRGWRGPVTKIEFAGDWGPKLAEAKTFYDIPWKLAVVLDAGKDTARIGLQPPKDRSGGISSARDVGLINLDGVKWARWVKGPDAGRAVSSVSQVLKTGDVIYVEAIPGKDGQYRLHQIPEIEGAITVMEPRTGRVLAMVGGFSYDESQFNRATQALRQPGSSFKPIVYSAALDNGYTPSTVVLDAPIEIDQGPGLGVWAPENYAKKFYGPQTLRFGLEQSRNVMTVRLAQDIGMPLIADYAKRFGVYDDMLPVLSMSLGAGETTLMRMVGAYAIIANGGRKVTPSLIDRVQDRYGHTIFRHDERECRGCDATSWQNQPEPTLLDRRPVVLDAMSTYQITAMMEGVIQRGTGTALKDLGRPVAGKSGTTNDEKDAWFIAFTPDMVVGMYLGYDRPRAMGKGSTGGVLTAPIVRDFMKSALGDKPAVPFRVPPGIKLVRINPKTGLRAGPGEASILEGFKPGTAPPDSYSVIGTTDASIGVTPEADRAVRSGTGGLY, from the coding sequence ATGCGGCTGGTGTTGAGGTTCTTCGGCTTCCTGTTTGCTCTCGGCACGCTGGCGCTCCTCGTCGGTGCGGCCGGTGCCACCTATTTCGTGTGGAAATATTCCCAGGACCTGCCGGACTACACCCAGCTTCAGAATTACGAGCCCCCGGTGATGACCCGCGTCCATGCGGGCGACGGTTCGCTGGTGGCGGAATACGCCCGACAGAAGCGTCTCTACGTCCCCATCCAGTCCGTGCCCAAGCTCGTGGTCGAGGCCTTCCTCTCGGCCGAGGACAAGAATTTCTACGAGCACGGCGGCATCGACCCCACCGGCATCTTCCGCGCCGGCATGTTCTATCTGCAGAACCTCGGCACCAGCCGCCGTCCGCAGGGCGCCTCCACCATCACCCAGCAGGTGGCCAAGAACTTCCTCCTGACCAACGAGGTCTCCATCGACCGCAAGATCAAGGAAGCCCTGCTGGCGCTGCGCATCGAGCGCACCTATTCCAAGGACCGCATCCTCGAGCTGTACCTGAACGAGATCTATCTCGGCTCCGGCTCCTACGGCATCGCCGCCGCCGCGCTGACCTATTTCGACAAGTCGGTCGAGGATCTGAACATCCAGCAGGCGGCCTATCTCGCGGCCCTGCCCAAGGCGCCGTCCTCCTATAATCCCTATCGCAACACCGACCGTGCCATCGAACGCCGCAACTGGGTGATCGATCGCATGGCCGAGAACGGCTACATCACCGCCGCCCAGGCGGAGACGGCCAAGAAGAGCCCGCTCGAGGTCACCCCGCGCCCGACCGGCGCCCACATCTTCGCTGCCGAATATTATGCCGAGGAAGTGCGTCGCCAGATCTACGAGCGCTATGGCGAGACCAAGCTCTATGAGGGCGGCCTCTCGGTGCGGACCGCGCTCGACCCGCGCCTCCAGTCCATCGCCAAGAAAACGCTGATGGACGGCCTCATCCGCTTCGACGAGCAGCGCGGCTGGCGCGGCCCGGTGACCAAGATCGAGTTCGCCGGCGACTGGGGTCCCAAGCTCGCCGAGGCCAAGACCTTCTACGACATCCCCTGGAAGCTCGCGGTGGTGCTGGACGCCGGCAAGGACACCGCGCGCATCGGCCTCCAGCCGCCCAAGGACCGCTCCGGCGGCATCTCGAGCGCCCGCGACGTGGGCCTCATCAATCTGGACGGCGTGAAGTGGGCGCGCTGGGTGAAGGGACCCGATGCCGGCCGTGCCGTCTCGTCCGTCTCTCAGGTTCTGAAGACCGGCGACGTCATCTATGTGGAGGCCATTCCCGGCAAGGACGGGCAGTATCGCCTGCACCAGATCCCGGAGATCGAGGGCGCCATCACGGTGATGGAGCCCCGCACCGGCCGCGTGCTCGCCATGGTGGGCGGCTTCTCCTATGATGAGAGCCAATTCAACCGCGCCACGCAGGCGCTGCGCCAGCCCGGCTCCTCCTTCAAGCCCATCGTCTATTCCGCCGCGCTGGACAATGGCTACACGCCCTCCACCGTGGTGCTGGACGCGCCCATCGAGATCGACCAGGGGCCCGGCCTCGGCGTGTGGGCGCCGGAGAATTACGCCAAGAAGTTCTACGGCCCGCAGACGCTGCGCTTCGGCCTCGAACAGTCGCGTAACGTGATGACCGTGCGCCTCGCGCAGGACATCGGCATGCCGCTGATCGCCGATTACGCCAAGCGTTTCGGCGTCTATGACGACATGCTGCCGGTGCTCTCCATGTCGCTGGGCGCGGGCGAGACCACGCTTATGCGCATGGTCGGCGCCTATGCGATCATCGCCAATGGCGGGCGCAAGGTGACGCCCTCGCTCATTGACCGCGTGCAGGACCGCTACGGCCACACCATCTTCCGGCATGACGAGCGCGAGTGCCGCGGCTGCGACGCCACCTCCTGGCAGAACCAGCCCGAGCCGACCCTGCTCGACCGCCGCCCCGTGGTGCTCGACGCCATGAGCACCTATCAGATCACCGCCATGATGGAGGGCGTGATCCAGCGCGGCACCGGTACCGCGCTCAAGGATCTCGGCCGCCCCGTCGCCGGCAAGTCCGGCACGACCAATGACGAGAAGGACGCCTGGTTCATCGCCTTCACCCCCGACATGGTGGTGGGCATGTATCTGGGCTACGACCGCCCCCGCGCCATGGGCAAGGGTTCGACCGGCGGCGTGCTCACCGCGCCCATCGTCCGCGACTTCATGAAGAGCGCGCTGGGCGACAAGCCGGCCGTTCCCTTCCGCGTGCCGCCGGGCATCAAGCTGGTGCGCATCAACCCGAAGACCGGCCTGCGCGCGGGTCCGGGTGAGGCGTCCATCCTCGAAGGCTTCAAGCCCGGCACCGCCCCGCCCGACAGCTATTCCGTCATCGGCACCACGGACGCCTCCATCGGCGTCACGCCGGAGGCGGATCGGGCGGTGCGCTCGGGCACGGGCGGCCTCTACTGA
- a CDS encoding N-acetylmuramoyl-L-alanine amidase — protein MLAIFFAAAFAWSAPAAWAGEASAGAAPAKVEAKPDPLKVAARAATSGAPTSGPATAQEVRLAGDDQRTRLVVDLSRPVEFRAFTLANPTRVIVDLTDVTFAFRADNRDLRRGLVSAYRFGVFAPGKARMVLDASDPVLVDKAFVLPAQDDQPARLVVELVKTDADTFARSVATAAELAPPPAADSTPAAPDDRRPVVVIDPGHGGLDSGTTGYSAFTEKTIVLDVALALRDKLERTGRYRVVLTRSTDVFVPLGERVRIARNNRAALFVSIHADALAQGDGQARGASVYTLSDQASDADAAHLAEKENKADAIAGIDSSDESSQVADILFDLAQRETKSFSMLFAKTLVGTMKTAARLHKSPIKSAGFRVLKAHDVPSVLVELGYMSSPEDLKHMTSGAWRDKMADAMQTAINDFFASRVAGAAPAAVPQ, from the coding sequence GTGCTGGCGATATTTTTTGCAGCGGCCTTCGCCTGGTCCGCCCCGGCCGCATGGGCGGGCGAGGCGTCGGCGGGCGCCGCTCCGGCCAAGGTCGAGGCCAAGCCCGATCCGTTGAAGGTCGCCGCCCGTGCCGCCACATCCGGCGCCCCGACCTCGGGTCCGGCCACCGCGCAGGAGGTGCGTCTCGCGGGCGACGACCAGCGCACGCGCCTTGTGGTGGATCTGAGCCGGCCGGTGGAGTTCCGCGCTTTCACGCTGGCCAATCCCACCCGCGTCATCGTCGATCTCACCGACGTGACCTTTGCGTTCAGGGCGGACAATCGCGACCTGCGGCGAGGCCTCGTTTCCGCCTATCGCTTCGGCGTCTTCGCCCCCGGCAAGGCGCGCATGGTGCTGGACGCCTCCGATCCGGTGCTGGTGGACAAGGCCTTCGTGCTTCCCGCTCAGGACGACCAGCCGGCCCGTCTGGTGGTGGAACTGGTGAAGACCGACGCCGACACCTTTGCCCGCTCGGTCGCGACCGCCGCCGAACTGGCGCCGCCCCCGGCCGCCGACAGCACCCCGGCTGCGCCCGACGACCGCCGACCGGTGGTGGTGATCGACCCCGGCCACGGCGGGCTCGATTCGGGCACGACGGGCTATTCCGCCTTCACCGAGAAGACCATCGTGCTCGATGTGGCGCTGGCGCTGCGGGACAAGCTGGAGCGTACGGGCCGCTACCGGGTGGTGCTGACCCGTTCCACCGACGTCTTCGTGCCGCTGGGTGAGCGCGTGCGGATCGCACGCAACAATCGCGCGGCCCTGTTCGTCTCGATCCATGCGGATGCGCTGGCGCAGGGGGATGGGCAGGCGCGGGGCGCCAGCGTCTATACCCTGTCCGATCAGGCGAGCGATGCGGACGCGGCGCATCTGGCGGAGAAGGAGAACAAGGCCGACGCCATCGCGGGCATCGATTCCTCCGACGAGAGTAGCCAGGTCGCGGACATCCTCTTCGACCTCGCCCAGCGCGAAACCAAGAGCTTTTCCATGCTGTTCGCGAAAACCCTCGTCGGGACCATGAAGACGGCGGCGCGCCTCCACAAGTCGCCCATCAAGTCGGCGGGCTTCCGGGTGCTGAAGGCCCACGATGTCCCGTCCGTGCTGGTGGAACTCGGCTACATGTCGAGTCCGGAAGACCTGAAGCACATGACCTCGGGGGCGTGGCGCGACAAGATGGCCGACGCCATGCAGACCGCCATCAACGACTTCTTCGCCAGCCGTGTCGCCGGTGCCGCACCGGCCGCCGTGCCCCAGTGA
- a CDS encoding Rne/Rng family ribonuclease — MANKMLIDATHPEETRVVVVRGNRVEEFDYESASRKQLRGNIYLAKVTRVEPSLQAAFIEYGGNRHGFLAFSEIHPDYYQIPVADRQALIEEEERAARAAEDEEERRERRRERSRHKRAAAPEVEAADEEAEDSDVEEVEDEEVIDTIEDGTIISSFSDEEDDEDEDEDAEVEPLDPETLPRETDVAHIAAAEDGVEADAPVVSHAVVAEAEPEAAAPEAPAEALPAPAEQPVQPEAEPQVQAEQAAAAEVESKPMLASGDAVLSEPAEPAPATGSEAPEASAANDAGEEAAEAGASEADAAEGEAAEVEAEAEPVRAPREDRRRRRSRHRNRKPVEDETDGESEDGEEEDEGVEQMGSDDALEEVPERAPQRRARTYKIQEVIRRRQVMLVQVVKEERGNKGAALTTYLSLAGRYSVLMPNTARGGGISRKITNAVDRKRLKEVVQELEVPEGMGIILRTAGANRTKVEIKRDFEYLLRLWETVRELTLTSSAPNLVYEEGSLIKRAIRDLYSKEIDEIHVAGEEGFQEARDFMRMLMPSHAKNVIAYREPQPIFAKYGVEHQLDAMFSPVVQLKSGGYIVINPTEALVSIDVNSGRATREHHIEDTALKTNMEAAEEIARQLRLRDLAGLIVIDFIDMEEKRNNRSVERKLKDCLKNDRARIQVGRISHFGLMEMSRQRIRTGVLESSIEVCPVCGGTGHVRSAASVALQLLRALEEQLLRSASHNLIARTRGEVALYVLNHKRAHLRELEDRFSVTLIVQADESVTGHQPFLIEKGEIAAPPAPAPRLSSAVHPDSILPDEDYEDDEEELEESAEAEAEDESEGEAVASERGDDQPRKRRRRRRRRGGERESRADDANGSDEDGAEGDDETESASGEGDDEARAEGEDRSEADSAERRRRRRGRRGGRRNRREGEAGSGDETSADAEADGESAEGEGLESDGQEPARALSFPGQETFAEIEATSSESPSHEASSNEPPVTADPPLPEPVVVPEVLAPAPAAEPEAPAAPAPRRRSTVREKAPVSGAASSAPTEAAPAPQAPTEPASEPVEAAPESPVEPAVAQAEEAPAAPAAPPAKPRTGWWQRKLFGE, encoded by the coding sequence ATGGCAAACAAGATGCTTATCGATGCCACCCACCCGGAGGAGACCCGGGTGGTGGTCGTGCGCGGCAACCGGGTTGAGGAATTCGACTACGAGTCCGCATCCCGCAAGCAGCTGCGCGGCAACATCTATCTCGCCAAGGTCACGCGCGTGGAGCCCTCGCTCCAGGCGGCCTTCATCGAATATGGCGGCAACCGCCACGGCTTCCTCGCCTTCAGCGAGATCCATCCCGACTATTACCAGATCCCCGTCGCCGACCGTCAGGCGCTGATCGAGGAAGAGGAGCGCGCCGCCCGCGCCGCCGAGGACGAGGAGGAGCGCCGCGAGCGCCGCCGCGAGCGATCCCGCCACAAGCGCGCCGCCGCCCCCGAGGTCGAGGCCGCCGACGAGGAAGCCGAGGACAGCGACGTCGAGGAAGTCGAGGACGAGGAGGTCATCGACACCATCGAGGACGGCACCATCATCTCCTCCTTCTCCGACGAGGAGGACGACGAGGACGAGGATGAGGACGCCGAGGTCGAGCCGCTCGACCCGGAGACGCTGCCCCGCGAGACCGACGTCGCCCACATCGCTGCCGCCGAGGATGGCGTCGAGGCCGATGCGCCGGTGGTGAGCCACGCCGTGGTGGCCGAGGCCGAGCCTGAGGCCGCTGCCCCCGAGGCGCCGGCTGAAGCCCTGCCTGCGCCCGCCGAGCAGCCCGTCCAGCCGGAAGCCGAGCCCCAGGTTCAGGCCGAGCAGGCCGCCGCCGCCGAAGTCGAATCGAAGCCCATGCTGGCCTCGGGCGACGCCGTGCTGAGCGAGCCGGCCGAGCCGGCGCCCGCCACCGGGTCCGAAGCGCCGGAAGCCTCTGCGGCCAACGACGCCGGTGAAGAGGCCGCGGAAGCCGGCGCCTCCGAGGCGGACGCTGCCGAGGGCGAAGCCGCCGAAGTCGAGGCGGAAGCCGAGCCCGTGCGTGCCCCGCGCGAGGATCGCCGCCGCCGCCGCTCCCGCCACCGCAACCGCAAGCCCGTCGAGGATGAGACGGACGGCGAGAGCGAGGACGGCGAAGAGGAAGACGAGGGCGTCGAGCAGATGGGCTCCGACGACGCGCTGGAGGAGGTGCCCGAGCGCGCACCCCAGCGTCGTGCCCGCACCTACAAGATCCAGGAAGTCATCCGCCGCCGCCAGGTGATGCTGGTGCAGGTGGTCAAGGAGGAGCGCGGCAACAAGGGCGCCGCCCTCACCACCTATCTCTCGCTCGCCGGCCGCTACTCGGTGCTCATGCCGAACACCGCCCGGGGTGGCGGCATCTCGCGCAAGATCACCAATGCGGTCGACCGCAAGCGCCTGAAGGAAGTGGTGCAGGAGCTGGAGGTGCCCGAAGGGATGGGCATCATCCTGCGCACCGCCGGCGCCAACCGCACCAAGGTGGAGATCAAGCGCGACTTCGAATATCTCCTGCGCCTGTGGGAGACGGTGCGCGAGCTGACGCTGACCTCCAGCGCGCCGAACCTCGTCTATGAGGAAGGCTCCCTCATCAAGCGCGCGATCCGCGATCTCTACAGCAAGGAGATCGACGAGATTCACGTGGCCGGCGAGGAGGGCTTCCAGGAAGCCCGCGACTTCATGCGCATGCTCATGCCGAGCCATGCGAAGAACGTCATTGCCTATCGTGAGCCGCAGCCGATCTTCGCCAAGTATGGCGTGGAGCATCAGCTCGACGCGATGTTCTCGCCCGTCGTGCAGCTCAAGAGCGGCGGCTACATCGTCATCAACCCGACCGAGGCCCTGGTCTCCATCGACGTGAACTCCGGCCGCGCCACGCGCGAGCACCACATCGAGGACACCGCGCTCAAGACGAACATGGAAGCCGCCGAGGAAATCGCCCGGCAGCTCCGCCTGCGCGATCTCGCGGGCCTGATCGTCATCGACTTCATCGACATGGAGGAGAAGCGCAACAACCGGTCGGTGGAGCGCAAGCTCAAGGATTGCCTGAAGAACGACCGCGCCCGCATCCAGGTGGGCCGCATCTCGCACTTCGGTCTCATGGAGATGTCCCGCCAGCGCATCCGCACCGGCGTGCTCGAAAGCTCCATCGAGGTGTGCCCCGTCTGCGGCGGCACCGGCCATGTCCGCTCCGCCGCCTCGGTGGCGCTCCAGCTGCTGCGCGCGCTGGAAGAGCAGCTCCTGCGCTCGGCCAGCCACAATCTCATCGCCCGCACCCGCGGCGAGGTGGCGCTCTACGTGCTCAACCACAAGCGCGCGCACCTGCGCGAGCTGGAAGACCGCTTCTCCGTCACCCTCATCGTCCAGGCGGACGAGAGCGTGACCGGACACCAGCCCTTCCTGATCGAGAAGGGCGAGATCGCCGCCCCGCCCGCCCCGGCCCCGCGCCTCAGCTCCGCCGTCCACCCCGATTCCATCCTGCCGGATGAGGATTATGAGGACGATGAGGAGGAACTGGAGGAGAGCGCCGAGGCCGAAGCCGAGGACGAAAGCGAGGGCGAGGCCGTCGCGTCCGAGCGCGGCGACGACCAGCCGCGCAAGCGTCGCCGCCGCCGCCGTCGGCGTGGGGGCGAGCGCGAATCGCGCGCCGATGACGCCAACGGCTCCGACGAGGACGGCGCCGAGGGCGATGACGAGACCGAATCCGCATCCGGCGAGGGCGACGACGAAGCCCGCGCCGAGGGCGAGGACCGGTCAGAGGCCGACAGCGCCGAGCGCCGCCGCCGCCGCCGCGGCCGCCGGGGCGGTCGCCGCAATCGCCGCGAAGGCGAGGCCGGTTCCGGTGACGAGACCTCCGCAGACGCCGAAGCCGATGGCGAGAGCGCGGAAGGCGAGGGCCTCGAGAGCGACGGCCAAGAGCCGGCGCGCGCGCTGAGCTTCCCCGGCCAGGAGACCTTCGCGGAGATCGAGGCCACCTCGAGCGAATCCCCCTCCCACGAAGCGAGCTCCAACGAGCCCCCTGTCACCGCCGATCCCCCGCTGCCGGAGCCGGTCGTAGTTCCCGAGGTTCTGGCGCCGGCGCCCGCTGCCGAGCCCGAGGCGCCTGCCGCCCCGGCCCCCCGTCGCCGGTCCACGGTGCGCGAGAAGGCACCCGTGAGCGGCGCCGCAAGCTCCGCGCCCACCGAGGCCGCTCCGGCGCCGCAGGCTCCCACGGAACCCGCGTCCGAGCCGGTGGAGGCCGCCCCCGAATCCCCGGTCGAGCCGGCGGTGGCGCAGGCGGAAGAGGCGCCTGCAGCGCCAGCCGCCCCGCCCGCTAAGCCGCGCACCGGCTGGTGGCAGCGCAAGCTGTTCGGCGAGTGA
- the rpsU gene encoding 30S ribosomal protein S21 encodes MQVLVRDNNVDQALKALKKKMQREGIFREMKLRGHYEKPSEKRAREEAEAVRRARKLARKRAQREGLLPSKPRPAGR; translated from the coding sequence GTGCAAGTTCTCGTCCGCGATAACAATGTCGATCAGGCCCTCAAGGCGCTCAAGAAGAAGATGCAGCGCGAGGGGATCTTCCGCGAGATGAAGCTGCGTGGCCACTACGAGAAGCCGTCCGAGAAGCGCGCCCGCGAGGAAGCGGAAGCCGTTCGCCGCGCTCGCAAGCTCGCCCGCAAGCGCGCCCAGCGTGAAGGCCTGCTGCCCTCCAAGCCGCGTCCCGCCGGCCGCTGA
- the zwf gene encoding glucose-6-phosphate dehydrogenase, giving the protein MVARVITVDPFDIVVFGATGDLAKRKLLPALYERDLAGQIPPDARIIGVSRRPMSRGEFQELARDSVEDRDGIDTIEAQRLARFLDRVDYVAVDAVSDEGWTDLKARLSEGGDRVRVFYLAVGPDLFDDICSRIGAHGLVTPQSRVVVEKPVGKNLASARKVNEAVGRVFPEDSIFRIDHYLGKETVQNLMALRFANALFEPVWNNAHIDHVQITVAESIGTAGRAGYYDTAGALRDMVQNHILQLLCLVAMEPPVSMDADAVRDEKLKVLKALVPIDERSAPHLTVRGQYRSGASAGGAVPGYLEELGSPESDTETFVALRAEIANWRWAGVPFYLRTGKRLPSRVSEIVVAFRPIPHSVFDGQAGPIMANRLVIRLQPDEGVKLWLMIKDPGPGGMRLQHVPLDMSFAEAFGVRNPDAYERLLMDVVRGNQTLFMRRDEVEAAWKWIDPILEAWRNSHEPPKPYTAGTWGPSASIALIERDGRTWMDD; this is encoded by the coding sequence ATGGTTGCTCGCGTCATAACCGTGGATCCGTTTGACATCGTGGTGTTCGGCGCCACTGGGGATCTGGCGAAACGCAAGCTGCTGCCGGCCCTCTATGAGCGCGACCTCGCCGGGCAGATCCCGCCCGACGCGCGCATCATCGGCGTCTCCCGTCGTCCCATGTCGCGGGGCGAGTTCCAGGAACTGGCCCGCGATTCGGTGGAGGATCGCGACGGCATCGACACCATCGAGGCCCAGCGCCTCGCCCGCTTCCTCGACCGCGTGGACTACGTGGCGGTAGATGCGGTCTCCGACGAAGGCTGGACCGACCTGAAGGCGCGCCTCTCCGAAGGCGGCGACCGGGTGCGCGTGTTCTATCTCGCGGTGGGGCCGGACCTCTTCGACGACATCTGCAGCCGCATCGGCGCCCATGGCCTCGTCACGCCCCAGAGCCGCGTGGTGGTGGAAAAGCCGGTGGGCAAGAATCTCGCCTCGGCCCGCAAGGTCAATGAGGCGGTGGGCCGGGTCTTCCCGGAAGACTCGATCTTCCGCATCGACCACTATCTCGGCAAGGAGACGGTGCAGAACCTGATGGCGCTGCGCTTCGCCAATGCCCTGTTCGAGCCGGTGTGGAACAACGCCCATATCGACCATGTGCAGATCACGGTAGCCGAGAGCATCGGCACCGCCGGACGCGCGGGCTATTACGACACCGCCGGCGCCCTGCGCGACATGGTGCAGAACCACATCCTCCAGCTGCTCTGCCTTGTGGCCATGGAGCCGCCCGTCTCCATGGATGCGGACGCGGTGCGCGACGAGAAGCTGAAGGTGCTGAAGGCCCTCGTGCCCATCGACGAGCGCAGCGCCCCGCATCTCACCGTGCGCGGCCAGTATCGCTCCGGCGCCTCGGCCGGTGGAGCGGTGCCGGGCTATCTCGAAGAACTCGGATCGCCCGAGAGCGACACCGAGACCTTCGTCGCCCTGCGCGCGGAAATCGCCAACTGGCGCTGGGCCGGCGTGCCCTTCTATCTGCGCACCGGCAAGCGCCTGCCCTCCCGCGTCTCGGAAATCGTCGTTGCCTTCCGGCCCATTCCGCATTCCGTCTTCGACGGGCAGGCGGGGCCGATCATGGCGAACCGCCTCGTCATCCGCCTCCAGCCGGACGAGGGCGTGAAGCTGTGGCTGATGATCAAGGATCCCGGCCCGGGCGGCATGCGCCTCCAGCACGTGCCGCTCGACATGAGCTTCGCCGAGGCCTTCGGCGTGCGCAATCCGGACGCCTACGAGCGGCTGCTGATGGATGTGGTGCGCGGCAACCAGACCCTGTTCATGCGCCGCGACGAAGTGGAAGCGGCGTGGAAATGGATCGATCCGATCCTTGAGGCCTGGCGCAATTCCCACGAGCCGCCCAAGCCCTATACGGCCGGCACCTGGGGGCCCTCCGCCTCCATCGCGCTGATCGAGCGCGACGGCCGCACCTGGATGGACGACTGA
- the pgl gene encoding 6-phosphogluconolactonase, whose translation MTETAPGELLPVAFTAYEDRAALARALAAHVAEALRRRLATDGRAALAVSGGRTPTLFFETLSGAPLDWAKVSVTLVDERWVPETSDRSNAALVRAHLLRGPATAARFVPLYTGAPTPEEGLTAAHAAIADLPQPFAAVVLGMGDDAHTASFFPGADTLATAIDPRTDAKLITARAPAAGEPRITFTIGPLIGADALFLHIEGAGKKAVLDAAREPGDPMERPIRAILLHSPRPLDVLWCP comes from the coding sequence ATGACCGAAACCGCACCGGGCGAGCTGCTGCCCGTCGCCTTCACGGCCTATGAGGATCGCGCGGCGCTCGCCCGCGCCCTCGCAGCCCACGTGGCCGAGGCCCTACGCCGGCGCCTCGCCACCGATGGCCGCGCCGCGCTCGCCGTCTCCGGCGGGCGCACGCCCACCCTCTTCTTCGAGACGCTCTCCGGCGCTCCGCTCGACTGGGCGAAGGTGAGCGTGACGCTGGTGGACGAGCGCTGGGTGCCTGAGACTTCGGACCGCTCCAACGCCGCTCTCGTGCGCGCCCACTTGCTGCGTGGCCCCGCCACCGCCGCCCGCTTTGTGCCGCTCTATACCGGGGCCCCCACCCCTGAGGAGGGGCTCACCGCCGCCCATGCGGCCATCGCCGATCTCCCCCAGCCCTTCGCCGCCGTGGTGCTGGGCATGGGCGACGACGCCCACACCGCCTCCTTCTTTCCCGGCGCGGACACGCTGGCCACCGCTATCGATCCGCGCACCGATGCCAAGCTCATCACCGCCCGCGCGCCGGCGGCGGGGGAGCCGCGCATCACCTTCACCATCGGCCCGCTGATCGGCGCGGACGCCCTGTTCCTGCACATCGAGGGGGCCGGCAAGAAAGCCGTGCTCGATGCGGCGCGGGAACCCGGCGACCCCATGGAGCGTCCGATCCGCGCCATCCTGCTGCACAGCCCACGCCCGCTCGACGTGCTGTGGTGCCCCTGA